The following coding sequences lie in one Arachis hypogaea cultivar Tifrunner chromosome 4, arahy.Tifrunner.gnm2.J5K5, whole genome shotgun sequence genomic window:
- the LOC112795796 gene encoding squamosa promoter-binding-like protein 7 isoform X2, with product MEPLPSLPSPLNNNNNNNNMDDSSSIWDLTYLLDFNLDDLPLDPHQPSQPLDFDPPAAPDPHNIPPPSPLPANDKVRKRDPRLTCSNFLAGRVPCACPEIDAQIENEGLPGKKRVRTASAARGSPPTVCCQVPGCEVDITELKGYHRRHRVCLRCANAATVMLDGEAKRYCQQCGKFHVLSDFDEGKRSCRRKLERHNNRRRRKPADSRAEAAHEPLPVAQNEDSNNDGETGKDSSNLSCEINEKEVSLDLEDEPVANLNSAPDMQNITNDSVMTFLASGETQVNSGKDASNLSNSPSYCDNKSAYSSLCQTGRISFKLYDWNPAEFPRRLRHQIFQWLASMPVELEGYIRPGCTILTIFIAMPKNMWINLQEDPMYYVRDLVAPGKFLSARGNALIYLNDMFFRIMKDGTSVTKVKVNMQAPRLHYVHPTYFEAGKPLEFVACGSNLMQPKFRLLVSFSGKYLKCEYCVPSPHNWTGNNMSCAFENQLYKIYVPHTEETLFGPAFIEVENESGLSNFIPVLIGDKEICSEMRTLQQRLDESLHSKQFQSTSGGSICSLCEDFAHRHTSSDLLVDIAWLLKNPTSENFERMMTASQIQRYCYLLDFLICHDSILILEKILPKLVIFTEGLKSNIVISRTSDVDVTQLLNCMHLARDVINQNHQKGRGIVVHSETEGFRIEKTCSQDSLPSVSRIKSQDVLSRTDSKCGIMRSPTSNDKIDRIPLLKREIIMNMEELPKRSSRRYVGRGFLSSRPAMFVIVSVAVCLAVCVAVLHRGRVSELAVSIRRCLFNS from the exons ATGGAGCCcctcccttctctcccttcccctctaaacaacaacaacaacaacaacaacatggaCGATTCTTCTTCAATTTGGGATCTTACTTATCTTCTCGATTTCAACCTCGACGATTTACCCCTTGACCCTCACCAACCATCTCAACCGTTGGATTTCGATCCTCCAGCTGCTCCCGATCCACACAAtattcctcctccttctcctcttccCGCCAACGACAAGGTTCGGAAACGCGACCCGAGGCTCACGTGCTCCAACTTTCTCGCGGGCCGGGTTCCATGTGCGTGCCCCGAGATAGATGCTCAGATCGAGAACGAGGGTCTCCCCGGCAAGAAGCGCGTGCGCACCGCTTCCGCCGCGCGTGGCTCACCCCCGACGGTTTGTTGCCAGGTTCCTGGCTGCGAGGTCGATATCACGGAGCTGAAGGGGTACCACCGGAGGCATAGGGTTTGCCTACGCTGTGCTAATGCTGCCACTGTTATGCTCGACGGCGAGGCCAAGAGATACTGTCAACAGTGTGGcaa GTTTCACGTGTTGTCGGATTTTGATGAAGGTAAACGTAGCTGTAGGAGAAAGTTAGAGCGCCATAACAATAGGAGGCGAAGAAAGCCAGCAGATTCAAGAGCTGAAGCTGCTCATGAACCTCTACCGGTTGCACAAAATGAGGATTCAAATAATGACGGGGAAACAGGAAAAG ATTCTTCAAATTTGAGTTgtgaaataaatgaaaaagaagtGTCACTGGATCTTGAAGATGAACCAGTTGCCAATCTTAACTCAGCTCCTGATATGCAGAATATTACAAATGACAGTGTTATGACTTTTCTTGCTTCTGGGGAAACACAAGTGAATAGTGGAAAAGATGCTTCCAACCTCTCTAATTCTCCTTCGTATTGTGACAATAAGAGTGCTTATTCATCTTTG TGCCAAACAGGTCGGATTTCTTTCAAGCTTTATGATTGGAACCCTGCAGAATTTCCTAGAAGGCTACGCCACCAA ATATTCCAATGGTTGGCGAGTATGCCTGTTGAGCTTGAGGGATATATCCGCCCAGGGTGTACCATCCTGACAATTTTTATCGCCATGCCAAAGAATATGTGGATAAAT TTACAGGAAGACCCTATGTACTATGTGCGCGATCTTGTTGCTCCTGGAAAGTTCCTATCTGCAAGAGGCAATGCACTAATTTATCTGAATGATATGTTCTTCCGCATTATGAAAG ATGGAACTTCTGTGACAAAAGTCAAGGTAAATATGCAGGCACCAAGGCTTCACTATGTTCATCCCACATACTTTGAGGCCGGGAAACCTCTGGAGTTTGTTGCTTGCGGAAGTAACTTGATGCAGCCTAAGTTTCG GCTTCTTGTATCTTTTTCTGGAAAGTATCTGAAGTGTGAATATTGTGTTCCATCTCCACATAACTGGACTGGGAACAATATGTCATGTGCTTTTGAGAATCAGTTATACAAGATATATGTCCCTCATACAGAGGAAACTCTCTTTGGGCCTGCATTTATTGAG GTGGAGAATGAGTCTGGTTTATCAAACTTCATTCCTGTTCTCATTGGGGACAAAGAAATTTGCAGTGAGATGAGGACATTACAGCAAAGGTTAGATGAGTCTCTTCATTCTAAACAATTCCAGTCTACATCTGGTGGTTCTATCTGCAGCTTGTGTGAAGATTTTGCACATAGGCACACATCATCAGACTTGCTTGTAGATATAGCATGGTTGCTTAAGAACCCTACCTCAGAAAATTTTGAGAGAATGATGACGGCTTCACAAATTCAAAGATACTGTTACTTGTTGGACTTTCTTATATGCCATGATTCAATACtgattttggaaaaaatattaccAAAGTTGGTGATCTTTACAGAAGGCTTGAAATCAAATATTGTGATTAGTCGGACGAGTGATGTTGATGTGACACAATTACTGAATTGCATGCATCTTGCTAGAGATGTTATTAATCAGAATCATCAGAAAGGCAGAGGCATAGTTGTGCATTCTGAAACAGAAGGCTTTCGGATTGAAAAAACCTGCAGCCAAGACAGCTTGCCATCAGTTTCGAGAATAAAAAGTCAG GATGTTCTATCCAGAACGGATTCAAAGTGTGGAATAATGAGAAGCCCAACATCTAATGACAAAATTGATAGGATACCACTTTTGAAGAGGGAGATTATAATGAATATGGAAGAGTTGCCTAAACGATCCAGCCGGCGATATGTCGGTAGGGGATTCTTGAGCTCTCGACCGGCAATGTTTGTGATTGTTTCGGTTGCTGTTTGTCTTGCAGTATGTGTAGCCGTCCTTCACCGGGGGAGGGTTAGTGAGTTAGCTGTAtccattagaaggtgcttgtttAACTCTTAG
- the LOC112795796 gene encoding squamosa promoter-binding-like protein 7 isoform X1 — MEPLPSLPSPLNNNNNNNNMDDSSSIWDLTYLLDFNLDDLPLDPHQPSQPLDFDPPAAPDPHNIPPPSPLPANDKVRKRDPRLTCSNFLAGRVPCACPEIDAQIENEGLPGKKRVRTASAARGSPPTVCCQVPGCEVDITELKGYHRRHRVCLRCANAATVMLDGEAKRYCQQCGKFHVLSDFDEGKRSCRRKLERHNNRRRRKPADSRAEAAHEPLPVAQNEDSNNDGETGKGLDSSNLSCEINEKEVSLDLEDEPVANLNSAPDMQNITNDSVMTFLASGETQVNSGKDASNLSNSPSYCDNKSAYSSLCQTGRISFKLYDWNPAEFPRRLRHQIFQWLASMPVELEGYIRPGCTILTIFIAMPKNMWINLQEDPMYYVRDLVAPGKFLSARGNALIYLNDMFFRIMKDGTSVTKVKVNMQAPRLHYVHPTYFEAGKPLEFVACGSNLMQPKFRLLVSFSGKYLKCEYCVPSPHNWTGNNMSCAFENQLYKIYVPHTEETLFGPAFIEVENESGLSNFIPVLIGDKEICSEMRTLQQRLDESLHSKQFQSTSGGSICSLCEDFAHRHTSSDLLVDIAWLLKNPTSENFERMMTASQIQRYCYLLDFLICHDSILILEKILPKLVIFTEGLKSNIVISRTSDVDVTQLLNCMHLARDVINQNHQKGRGIVVHSETEGFRIEKTCSQDSLPSVSRIKSQDVLSRTDSKCGIMRSPTSNDKIDRIPLLKREIIMNMEELPKRSSRRYVGRGFLSSRPAMFVIVSVAVCLAVCVAVLHRGRVSELAVSIRRCLFNS; from the exons ATGGAGCCcctcccttctctcccttcccctctaaacaacaacaacaacaacaacaacatggaCGATTCTTCTTCAATTTGGGATCTTACTTATCTTCTCGATTTCAACCTCGACGATTTACCCCTTGACCCTCACCAACCATCTCAACCGTTGGATTTCGATCCTCCAGCTGCTCCCGATCCACACAAtattcctcctccttctcctcttccCGCCAACGACAAGGTTCGGAAACGCGACCCGAGGCTCACGTGCTCCAACTTTCTCGCGGGCCGGGTTCCATGTGCGTGCCCCGAGATAGATGCTCAGATCGAGAACGAGGGTCTCCCCGGCAAGAAGCGCGTGCGCACCGCTTCCGCCGCGCGTGGCTCACCCCCGACGGTTTGTTGCCAGGTTCCTGGCTGCGAGGTCGATATCACGGAGCTGAAGGGGTACCACCGGAGGCATAGGGTTTGCCTACGCTGTGCTAATGCTGCCACTGTTATGCTCGACGGCGAGGCCAAGAGATACTGTCAACAGTGTGGcaa GTTTCACGTGTTGTCGGATTTTGATGAAGGTAAACGTAGCTGTAGGAGAAAGTTAGAGCGCCATAACAATAGGAGGCGAAGAAAGCCAGCAGATTCAAGAGCTGAAGCTGCTCATGAACCTCTACCGGTTGCACAAAATGAGGATTCAAATAATGACGGGGAAACAGGAAAAGGTTTAG ATTCTTCAAATTTGAGTTgtgaaataaatgaaaaagaagtGTCACTGGATCTTGAAGATGAACCAGTTGCCAATCTTAACTCAGCTCCTGATATGCAGAATATTACAAATGACAGTGTTATGACTTTTCTTGCTTCTGGGGAAACACAAGTGAATAGTGGAAAAGATGCTTCCAACCTCTCTAATTCTCCTTCGTATTGTGACAATAAGAGTGCTTATTCATCTTTG TGCCAAACAGGTCGGATTTCTTTCAAGCTTTATGATTGGAACCCTGCAGAATTTCCTAGAAGGCTACGCCACCAA ATATTCCAATGGTTGGCGAGTATGCCTGTTGAGCTTGAGGGATATATCCGCCCAGGGTGTACCATCCTGACAATTTTTATCGCCATGCCAAAGAATATGTGGATAAAT TTACAGGAAGACCCTATGTACTATGTGCGCGATCTTGTTGCTCCTGGAAAGTTCCTATCTGCAAGAGGCAATGCACTAATTTATCTGAATGATATGTTCTTCCGCATTATGAAAG ATGGAACTTCTGTGACAAAAGTCAAGGTAAATATGCAGGCACCAAGGCTTCACTATGTTCATCCCACATACTTTGAGGCCGGGAAACCTCTGGAGTTTGTTGCTTGCGGAAGTAACTTGATGCAGCCTAAGTTTCG GCTTCTTGTATCTTTTTCTGGAAAGTATCTGAAGTGTGAATATTGTGTTCCATCTCCACATAACTGGACTGGGAACAATATGTCATGTGCTTTTGAGAATCAGTTATACAAGATATATGTCCCTCATACAGAGGAAACTCTCTTTGGGCCTGCATTTATTGAG GTGGAGAATGAGTCTGGTTTATCAAACTTCATTCCTGTTCTCATTGGGGACAAAGAAATTTGCAGTGAGATGAGGACATTACAGCAAAGGTTAGATGAGTCTCTTCATTCTAAACAATTCCAGTCTACATCTGGTGGTTCTATCTGCAGCTTGTGTGAAGATTTTGCACATAGGCACACATCATCAGACTTGCTTGTAGATATAGCATGGTTGCTTAAGAACCCTACCTCAGAAAATTTTGAGAGAATGATGACGGCTTCACAAATTCAAAGATACTGTTACTTGTTGGACTTTCTTATATGCCATGATTCAATACtgattttggaaaaaatattaccAAAGTTGGTGATCTTTACAGAAGGCTTGAAATCAAATATTGTGATTAGTCGGACGAGTGATGTTGATGTGACACAATTACTGAATTGCATGCATCTTGCTAGAGATGTTATTAATCAGAATCATCAGAAAGGCAGAGGCATAGTTGTGCATTCTGAAACAGAAGGCTTTCGGATTGAAAAAACCTGCAGCCAAGACAGCTTGCCATCAGTTTCGAGAATAAAAAGTCAG GATGTTCTATCCAGAACGGATTCAAAGTGTGGAATAATGAGAAGCCCAACATCTAATGACAAAATTGATAGGATACCACTTTTGAAGAGGGAGATTATAATGAATATGGAAGAGTTGCCTAAACGATCCAGCCGGCGATATGTCGGTAGGGGATTCTTGAGCTCTCGACCGGCAATGTTTGTGATTGTTTCGGTTGCTGTTTGTCTTGCAGTATGTGTAGCCGTCCTTCACCGGGGGAGGGTTAGTGAGTTAGCTGTAtccattagaaggtgcttgtttAACTCTTAG